A genome region from Anopheles stephensi strain Indian chromosome 2, UCI_ANSTEP_V1.0, whole genome shotgun sequence includes the following:
- the LOC118508003 gene encoding TAR DNA-binding protein 43-like has product MAVEMGYNGTVLVVEEEGDEAVEIPLEEDGTLLLSTLQAQFYGACGLKYRNPDNKAIRGVRLNDNKLHPFSPDSGWGNHVYICVFPKENKRKSDDKLENSTPKTKRIESRNRTTTDLIVLGLPWKTTEESLREYFETFGDLLVVQIKKDSKTGQSKGYGFIRFARFESQMKALSKRHLIDSRWCDVKVPSSKDQTQHQMPSKIFLGRLTEDINADDIRDYFSKYGEVTDVFIPKPFRAFAFVTFIDPHVAQSLCGEDHLIKGTSVYVSTASPRPEHGRHHGKGQMGGNFSNYDERGRGGGGGVGGGSGGSEYHRGSGGGHAVGPHVPAPNNNYHHGGGGGGGGGGGGGSDGGGPGGYNNLQSGSGGSQQQPIWNYNEYTAQNRQNNSNIESMPNLQALGINSSGPNGQRGGAVGGGLHSGHHAGMGNHLSGSGGAAGSAPGGPGNNGAGVIGAHGGPAAGNMNLYQMPINPAIIAAALSQWSLIGNQMHNNAQGAGGPGGPGGPGAPGQANANVPGGPAGGPPGPGGAAGPGPGASEQEYLPWNGTGNGAPGAGGPGAGRVDQNRQ; this is encoded by the coding sequence ATGGCGGTGGAAATGGGTTATAACGGTACGGTGCTGGTCGTGGAGGAGGAAGGCGACGAAGCGGTCGAGATCCCGCTGGAGGAGGACGGTACGCTGCTGCTTTCGACGCTGCAGGCCCAGTTCTACGGTGCGTGTGGTCTGAAATATCGCAACCCGGATAATAAAGCCATACGGGGTGTGCGGCTCAATGACAACAAGCTGCACCCATTCTCGCCCGACTCGGGCTGGGGTAACCATGTGTACATATGCGTGTTtccgaaggaaaacaaacgcaaGAGCGACGACAAGCTGGAAAATTCGACACCCAAGACGAAGCGGATCGAGAGCCGGAACCGCACCACGACGGACCTGATCGTGCTGGGGTTACCGTGGAAGACGACCGAGGAAAGCCTGCGGGAGTACTTCGAAACGTTCGGCGATCTGCTGGTGGTGCAGATAAAGAAAGACTCCAAGACCGGCCAATCCAAGGGTTACGGGTTTATCCGGTTCGCCAGGTTCGAGAGCCAGATGAAGGCGCTCTCGAAGCGGCACCTAATCGACAGCCGCTGGTGTGACGTGAAGGTGCCTAGCAGTAAGGATCAGACGCAGCACCAGATGCCAAGCAAGATATTTTTAGGCCGCCTGACGGAGGATATCAACGCCGACGATATCCGGGACTACTTTAGCAAATACGGCGAGGTGACGGACGTTTTCATACCGAAACCATTCCGGGCGTTCGCCTTCGTCACCTTCATTGACCCGCACGTGGCGCAGAGCCTGTGCGGGGAGGATCATCTGATCAAGGGCACGTCGGTGTACGTGTCGACGGCGTCGCCCAGGCCGGAGCACGGCCGGCATCACGGCAAAGGCCAGATGGGGGGAAATTTTTCCAACTACGATGAGCGTGGCcgtgggggagggggaggcGTTGGCGGTGGTAGCGGCGGCAGCGAGTATCATCGGGGCAGTGGTGGCGGGCATGCGGTAGGTCCCCACGTTCCAGCACCCAACAATAATTACCATcacggtggaggtggtggtggtggtggcggcggcggcggcggaagcgATGGTGGCGGCCCCGGTGGGTACAATAATCTACAGTCGGGAAGCGGTGGTAGCCAACAGCAGCCTATCTGGAACTACAACGAGTACACGGCTCAAAATCggcaaaacaacagcaacattgAATCGATGCCGAACCTACAGGCACTTGGCATTAACTCGAGCGGCCCAAACGGGCAGCGGGGAGGCGCGGTCGGTGGCGGCCTACACAGTGGGCACCACGCGGGGATGGGAAACCATCTGAGCGGTAGTGGTGGTGCCGCTGGATCCGCTCCCGGTGGTCCGGGCAATAATGGGGCCGGGGTGATTGGCGCCCACGGTGGACCGGCGGCTGGTAACATGAATCTCTACCAGATGCCAATCAATCCCGCAATCATAGCTGCCGCCCTGAGCCAGTGGAGCTTAATCGGGAACCAGATGCACAACAACGCCCAGGGCGCGGGTGGACCGGGCGGACCGGGTGGGCCCGGAGCTCCCGGGCAGGCGAACGCGAACGTCCCTGGTGGACCGGCCGGTGGGCCGCCGGGGCCGGGCGGTGCGGCCGGGCCCGGACCCGGTGCGTCCGAACAGGAGTACCTGCCCTGGAACGGGACCGGTAATGGGGCGCCGGGTGCCGGTGGACCGGGTGCTGGACGTGTCGATCAGAACCGCCAGTGA
- the LOC118508007 gene encoding facilitated trehalose transporter Tret1-like: protein MHWRYCELLAGAVANLATVSIGCGIAWPSSTYQKLSDPNLEDNPFAELLSKRVRMWSEAALAIGGLAGTLLASWITRHKGPRLALLLSSILYIAAWLLLMIVRSIAMLIVARTIIGMANGYVLLVVTLYIGEIASDRYRGAMGCFIQIGTTLGILLVYCTGPFVSYFALQAICCAVPILFGTLFLYMPETPHYLVQRGHNQRATETLMFLRGARNADEVRAELEEIQEYVKRRDGEDDVPARTVHHLKRLLTNRGNRKALLISLGLVLFQQWSGIDVIVANSELLFAESNASLGPITGTIVLGVLQLLSSCLTPLFIERTGRRPILLASSIGLAIALATLGTYFMLSRHAVPVASIRWLPLTALVGFVTLYNGGFGPVAWAIVMEIFAHELKPIGVTLSVLGAVLFDYTILQLITELTAAAGLDWAFWMLATICATAGAFCWLLVIETGGLNLCEIQERLSGVKTVRL, encoded by the exons ATGCATTGGCGTTACTGTGAATTACTAGCCGGTGCAGTAG CAAATCTTGCAACGGTTTCGATCGGTTGCGGTATAGCGTGGCCTTCCTCCACGTACCAGAAGCTATCCGATCCCAACCTGGAGGACAATCCATTCGCTGAGCTGTTGTCCAAGCGGGTTAGGATGTGGTCCGAAGCGGCTCTAGCTATCGGTGGCCTAGCAGGAACGTTGCTGGCTTCCTGGATCACTCGCCATAAGGGGCCACGTTTAGCGCTGCTACTCAGCAGCATCCTGTACATTGCGGCTTGGCTACTGCTCATGATCGTTAGATCGATCGCAATGCTGATCGTAGCCCGTACCATTATCGGCATGGCTAACGGTTATGTGCTGCTAGTGGTGACACTCTACATCGGAGAAATTGCCAGCGATCGGTACCGAGGAGCGATGGGGTGCTTCATCCAGATCGGCACAACGCTTGGCATCCTGCTTGTGTACTGTACCGGACCGTTCGTAAGCTATTTCGCGCTACAGGCCATCTGCTGTGCAGTTCCAATACTGTTCGGGACGCTGTTCCTTTACATGCCCGAAACACCGCACTATCTGGTACAGCGGGGACACAACCAGCGGGCAACGGAAACACTGATGTTCCTGAGAGGAGCCCGCAATGCCGATGAAGTCCGCGCAGAACTGGAAGAGATCCAGGAGTACGTAAAGCGGCGTGACGGGGAGGATGATGTCCCGGCACGGACAGTTCACCATCTGAAACGTCTGCTGACAAACCGTGGCAATCGTAAGGCCCTGCTGATCAGCTTAGGATTGGTGCTGTTTCAGCAGTGGTCCGGCATCGACGTCATCGTGGCAAACAGTGAGCTACTGTTTGCCGAATCGAACGCATCGCTAGGCCCCATCACCGGTACAATTGTGCTGGGTGTGTTACAATTGCTTTCCAGCTGCCTAACACCGCTCTTCATCGAACGTACCGGACGTCGTCCAATCCTGCTGGCATCATCGATCGGGCTAGCGATCGCGTTAGCAACACTCGGCACCTACTTCATGCTGAGTCGTCATGCCGTTCCGGTAGCGTCCATTCGCTGGTTACCACTGACCGCATTGGTTGGCTTCGTGACACTATACAACGGTGGGTTCGGACCGGTTGCTTGGGCGATCGTGATGGAGATCTTCGCCCACGAGCTAAAACCGATCGGTGTGACGCTGAGCGTGCTCGGGGCGGTACTGTTCGACTATACCATTTTGCAGCTCATCACCGAGCTTACAGCGGCAGCCGGATTAGATTGGGCGTTCTGGATGCTGGCAACCATCTGTGCCACAgctggcgcgttctgctggcTACTTGTGATCGAAACGGGCGGCCTGAACCTGTGCGAGATACAGGAACGGTTGAGTGGTGTCAAGACGGTCCGGTTATGA
- the LOC118508006 gene encoding facilitated trehalose transporter Tret1-like isoform X2: MGWTSPVESKLSHPWISPLSTVPTDAEFSWIGSILALGSLAGPPLAGYIAHRFGRKMALLASGAQFAVAFILFVTAHTVAQILVGRFLQGCGIGFSLAITPLYVCEIATAQRRGALGSLLQVSMTLGMLMVYSIGPYVSYAAMQYILLTVPVVFCLAFSQMPETPHYYVSHGRYADASRSLEYLRGEPIEELQDEFGSIQRSVEESIRNRGTLGELFRDHANRRALFICTGIIVLQQLSGINPVQFFTQTIFEKTGSSVKPELASIIIGGVQVVASMITVLTLDKLGRRPYLLISSGGMCCALVALGTYFYLETQRVSSGLSLDRLAFLPVLSLVVFTASFCLGFGPIAWLLIGEMFAPNIKSFASSIVSSTCWAVAFFVLFYFSSLDAAIGTHWLFWTFAICTAGAFLFTYLFVIETKGMSLPEIQAQLNETAPVMISDKP; the protein is encoded by the exons ATGGGCTGGACATCGCCGGTCGAATCAAAGCTTAGCCATCCGTGGATCTCACCCCTATCGACAGTCCCGACCGATGCCGAATTCTCCTGGATAGGTTCGATACTAGCGCTGGGCTCGTTAGCTG GACCTCCGCTAGCTGGTTACATCGCACATCGTTTCGGACGGAAAATGGCCCTGCTCGCGAGTGGTGCCCAATTTGCGGTAGCGTTCATCCTCTTCGTAACAGCGCACACCGTAGCGCAGATTCTGGTCGGCCGTTTTCTGCAGGGCTGTGGAATCGGCTTTTCACTAGCCATCACACCACTCTACGTGTGTGAAATAGCTACTGCCCAGCGTCGCGGTGCACTCGGCTCGCTACTACAGGTTTCGATGACTCTCGGCATGCTGATGGTGTACAGCATCGGCCCGTACGTTAGTTATGCCGCGATGCAGTACATTTTGCTTACCGTCCCAGTGGTGTTCTGTCTCGCCTTTTCCCAAATGCCAGAAACACCGCACTACTACGTGTCCCATGGACGGTACGCAGACGCATCCCGATCGCTAGAGTATCTGCGCGGTGAGCCGATCGAAGAGCTGCAGGATGAGTTCGGTTCGATACAGCGCTCCGTCGAGGAGTCGATCCGCAACCGTGGCACACTCGGCGAGCTATTCCGCGACCATGCGAACCGACGGGCACTGTTCATCTGCACCGGCATTATCGTACTGCAGCAGCTGTCCGGCATTAATCCGGTACAGTTCTTCACGCAAACCATCTTCGAAAAGACGGGATCGTCCGTTAAACCCGAACTGGcgagcatcatcatcggtggTGTGCAGGTGGTGGCGAGCATGATAACGGTCCTAACCTTGGACAAGCTGGGACGCCGCCCGTACCTGCTAATCTCGTCCGGTGGCATGTGTTGCGCGCTGGTCGCCCTCGGCACCTACTTCTATCTCGAGACGCAGCGCGTGTCTAGCGGCCTCTCGCTTGACCGGCTCGCCTTCCTGCCCGTCCTATCGCTGGTCGTGTTTACCGCATCGTTCTGCCTCGGGTTCGGTCCGATCGCGTGGCTTTTGATAGGCGAAATGTTTGCACCCAACATCAAGTCATTCGCATCGTCGATCGTTTCCAGCACCTGCTGGGCCGTTGCCTTTTTCGTCCTGTTTTACTTCAGCTCGCTCGATGCGGCCATTGGCACGCACTGGCTGTTCTGGACGTTTGCCATCTGCACGGCCGGCGCGTTCCTGTTTACCTACCTGTTTGTGATCGAGACGAAGGGCATGTCGCTGCCGGAGATTCAAGCACAGCTCAACGAAACCGCACCGGTAATGATCAGCGATAAGCCGTGA
- the LOC118508006 gene encoding facilitated trehalose transporter Tret1-like isoform X1, with translation MWINGIAFLRNKCQYLAAILANLSVVCTGCAMGWTSPVESKLSHPWISPLSTVPTDAEFSWIGSILALGSLAGPPLAGYIAHRFGRKMALLASGAQFAVAFILFVTAHTVAQILVGRFLQGCGIGFSLAITPLYVCEIATAQRRGALGSLLQVSMTLGMLMVYSIGPYVSYAAMQYILLTVPVVFCLAFSQMPETPHYYVSHGRYADASRSLEYLRGEPIEELQDEFGSIQRSVEESIRNRGTLGELFRDHANRRALFICTGIIVLQQLSGINPVQFFTQTIFEKTGSSVKPELASIIIGGVQVVASMITVLTLDKLGRRPYLLISSGGMCCALVALGTYFYLETQRVSSGLSLDRLAFLPVLSLVVFTASFCLGFGPIAWLLIGEMFAPNIKSFASSIVSSTCWAVAFFVLFYFSSLDAAIGTHWLFWTFAICTAGAFLFTYLFVIETKGMSLPEIQAQLNETAPVMISDKP, from the exons ATGTGGATCAATGGGATTGCATTTTTGCGCAACAAGTGCCAGTATTTGGCCGCTATTTTGG CGAACTTGTCCGTCGTCTGTACCGGGTGTGCCATGGGCTGGACATCGCCGGTCGAATCAAAGCTTAGCCATCCGTGGATCTCACCCCTATCGACAGTCCCGACCGATGCCGAATTCTCCTGGATAGGTTCGATACTAGCGCTGGGCTCGTTAGCTG GACCTCCGCTAGCTGGTTACATCGCACATCGTTTCGGACGGAAAATGGCCCTGCTCGCGAGTGGTGCCCAATTTGCGGTAGCGTTCATCCTCTTCGTAACAGCGCACACCGTAGCGCAGATTCTGGTCGGCCGTTTTCTGCAGGGCTGTGGAATCGGCTTTTCACTAGCCATCACACCACTCTACGTGTGTGAAATAGCTACTGCCCAGCGTCGCGGTGCACTCGGCTCGCTACTACAGGTTTCGATGACTCTCGGCATGCTGATGGTGTACAGCATCGGCCCGTACGTTAGTTATGCCGCGATGCAGTACATTTTGCTTACCGTCCCAGTGGTGTTCTGTCTCGCCTTTTCCCAAATGCCAGAAACACCGCACTACTACGTGTCCCATGGACGGTACGCAGACGCATCCCGATCGCTAGAGTATCTGCGCGGTGAGCCGATCGAAGAGCTGCAGGATGAGTTCGGTTCGATACAGCGCTCCGTCGAGGAGTCGATCCGCAACCGTGGCACACTCGGCGAGCTATTCCGCGACCATGCGAACCGACGGGCACTGTTCATCTGCACCGGCATTATCGTACTGCAGCAGCTGTCCGGCATTAATCCGGTACAGTTCTTCACGCAAACCATCTTCGAAAAGACGGGATCGTCCGTTAAACCCGAACTGGcgagcatcatcatcggtggTGTGCAGGTGGTGGCGAGCATGATAACGGTCCTAACCTTGGACAAGCTGGGACGCCGCCCGTACCTGCTAATCTCGTCCGGTGGCATGTGTTGCGCGCTGGTCGCCCTCGGCACCTACTTCTATCTCGAGACGCAGCGCGTGTCTAGCGGCCTCTCGCTTGACCGGCTCGCCTTCCTGCCCGTCCTATCGCTGGTCGTGTTTACCGCATCGTTCTGCCTCGGGTTCGGTCCGATCGCGTGGCTTTTGATAGGCGAAATGTTTGCACCCAACATCAAGTCATTCGCATCGTCGATCGTTTCCAGCACCTGCTGGGCCGTTGCCTTTTTCGTCCTGTTTTACTTCAGCTCGCTCGATGCGGCCATTGGCACGCACTGGCTGTTCTGGACGTTTGCCATCTGCACGGCCGGCGCGTTCCTGTTTACCTACCTGTTTGTGATCGAGACGAAGGGCATGTCGCTGCCGGAGATTCAAGCACAGCTCAACGAAACCGCACCGGTAATGATCAGCGATAAGCCGTGA
- the LOC118508004 gene encoding facilitated trehalose transporter Tret1, translating into MNPAELNQYQPVATFEKLESSHFYKMEKGSPSRQFMAGIIVNLASVMVGTSLGWTSPIGPKFASKDATPLDSIPTTSESSWIASLVALGALIAPFIAGPLAERIGRKYTLLGSSAFFIVSWVLLLTTQTVIQVLVARFLQGLGVGFVMTVQTMYIGEIASSEYRGALGSLMQLCIVTGILYVYSIGPYVSYHALQWACLVIPIAFDATFFFMPETPAYYISKGDKEKAVESLCFLRDKTVDGVQEELHEISTTVEESLKNKGTVLDLFRNAGNVKALIICAGLISFQQLSGINVILFYSQNIFESTGSSLSPAVSTILVGAVQVLASGATPLIVDRLGRKPILLTSAGGMCLSLGTMGLYFYLKYVESPSIDSLGWLPIMSLIFFVTVYCIGFGPLPWAVLGEMFPANVKSIASSIVASTCWVLGFIILQFFSDLDKAVGSHWSFWIFGILCGVAFVFTFTTVMETKGLSLQEIQDRLNGKA; encoded by the exons ATGAATCCTGCTGAACTCAATCAGTACCAACCAGTCGCTACCTTTGAGAAGCTCGAAAGCTCACATTTCTACAAAATGGAAAAGGGTAGTCCATCGCGCCAGTTTATGGCTGGCATTATCG TAAACCTGGCCTCGGTTATGGTTGGCACCTCGCTGGGCTGGACCTCACCGATTGGGCCAAAGTTTGCCTCGAAAGACGCCACACCGCTCGATTCGATCCCGACGACATCGGAAAGCTCCTGGATTGCATCCTTGGTAGCCCTTGGTGCACTGATCG CACCTTTCATAGCTGGCCCGCTAGCGGAACGGATTGGCCGCAAGTACACCCTGCTCGGCAGCTCGGCTTTCTTCATCGTGTCCTGGGTGTTGCTGCTGACGACGCAAACCGTTATCCAAGTGCTAGTGGCTCGCTTCCTGCAAGGTTTGGGCGTTGGCTTTGTGATGACCGTGCAGACAATGTACATCGGAGAGATCGCCAGCAGCGAGTATCGTGGTGCGCTCGGATCCCTTATGCAGCTGTGCATCGTTA CCGGTATTCTGTACGTGTACAGCATCGGCCCGTACGTCTCGTACCACGCGCTACAGTGGGCCTGCCTGGTAATACCGATCGCGTTCGATGCGACCTTCTTCTTCATGCCCGAAACGCCCGCCTATTACATCTCGAAGGGCGACAAAGAGAAGGCCGTCGAATCGTTGTGCTTTTTGCGCGACAAAACCGTGGACGGTGTGCAGGAGGAACTGCACGAAATATCGACCACCGTGGAGGAGTCGCTCAAGAACAAGGGTACCGTGCTGGACCTGTTCCGCAATGCCGGCAACGTGAAGGCACTGATCATCTGTGCTGGACTGATCAGCTTCCAGCAGCTGTCCGGCATCAACGTGATTCTGTTCTACAGCCAGAACATCTTCGAAAGCACGGGCAGCAGTTTGTCGCCGGCCGTTTCTACCATTCTCGTCGGTGCGGTGCAGGTGTTGGCGAGCGGTGCTACACCACTGATCGTCGATCGACTCGGACGCAAACCGATCCTACTAACGTCGGCCGGCGGCATGTGCCTGTCGCTCGGTACAATGGGACTCTACTTTTACCTCAAGTACGTCGAATCACCGTCCATCGACAGTCTTGGCTGGTTGCCCATTATGTCGCTCATCTTTTTCGTCACGGTGTACTGTATCGGGTTTGGGCCGCTGCCGTGGGCAGTGCTGGGGGAGATGTTCCCGGCGAACGTGAAATCGATCGCTTCGTCGATCGTCGCGTCCACCTGTTGGGTGCTGGGCTTTATTATACTGCAGTTTTTCTCCGACCTTGACAAGGCCGTCGGTTCGCACTGGTCGTTCTGGATCTTTGGCATCCTGTGCGGTGTCGCGTTCGTGTTTACTTTCACGACGGTTATGGAAACCAAGGGACTTAGCTTACAGGAGATTCAGGACCGGCTGAACGGTAAAGCCTAA